In Runella sp. SP2, the genomic window CGCGTTTTCGACACTCGCCAAAGGGCCATGCAGCAGGGCGTTGGGGTGGAGTTCCCTCACGAGTTTTTCGATATTTTTGGCCACCAAAGGCTCATCTTCAATGATTAGAATGGTCATAGGGCGGGTTGGGTGGTTTAATCAATTAACGGCACATAAGCGACAAATTTCCCATTAAGCTCAATGGTTTCAAATGAGCTATCGGTAAGAAAACCATACAGCGTTCGGAGGTTTTGTAAGCCAAGTTTGTTGGAGGTTTCGACTTTCTTTTTGAGTTGGAGGTTGTTTTCTACTTTCAAGTAAGCACCATCCGTACTGATCCGAATCGTCAGGGGGCGTTCTTGGCTAATGATGTTATGTTTGAGCGCATTTTCAATTAAGATTTGTAGCGTAACGGGGACAATTTTTTTATCATAACTATCTGATTGAATCTGAAAATCAATGAATAATGTGCTTTCAAAGCGTGTTTTGAGCAAAAAAACGTAATTTTTGATAAACTCCAACTCCGTCTGGAGCGACACCAAACCCTTGTCTTTGTGCTGCAAAACGTAGCGAAAAACCTTGGATAATTGTTGCAAAAACTGTCGTGCAAGTTCGGGGCTATCTTGGATGAGGCTATCGAGGGAGGTTAGGCTATTGAACAGAAAATGGGGGTTCAACTGATTTTTGAGGTTGTCGAATTGCACTTGAGCTTTTTCCTTTTCGAGTTCGGCCGCCCGCAGCGCATTTTCGCGCCATTTACGAAACAAATACTCGGCCAAGTGAAGCACATTCAGTAAAACTACCACTACAAATTGGGCAAAATAACCCGCTACTTGTGCCAAAGTTGTGTATTGTTTGTTGATAATATCTTCAAAATTAAACAAACTTATTACCCGCCACATGACAAACCAAGAGAGCATATAAACCACTCCAAAGGTGATTAATACTTGAGGAATAATGCGTAAAAAAATGCCACGTTCATAGGGAAAAACTTTGTCTAAATAACGGTGAAATTGACTAAAAAATCCCCACGAAATAGTCATCATACTCCCCGAAATTAGCATCAAAATAAGGTTGATGTGCCATTGGATGCCAAACACATACCATCGCATGAGAAAAGACAAAAAAAGCATTACGGCGATTACCGTGGCTATAATGCGGGTTTGGGGAGATAGCTTGGCGAACATTCAAAAGAATTTTTGTCAAAGGAAAAAAGTTAGTCTTGAACCACCAACAGTTGGTTTGTAAAGTCCCTAAAAATTGATAGGAAACGGAATTAAACGCGCATGACTACTATATTTGTAAAAATTCGACAATCACTATGGCACTTATTAAATCTGTTCGCGGGCTTTCTCCAAAATATGGTTCAACGTGTTGGTTTGCCGACAATGCTACGGTGGTCGGGGAGGTCATCATGGGCGAACATTGTACGGTTTGGTTTAATGCCGTCGTACGCGGGGACGTCAACACCATTCAAATGGGCGACTATGTCAATATCCAGGATGGGGCGGTGATTCACTGCACTTACCAAAAGACCAAGACGATTATTGGCAATCACGTTTCTATTGCTCACAACGCCATTGTGCATGGTTGTACGATTGAAGACAAGGTGTTGATTGGAATGGGGGCGATTGTGATGGACAATGTACACATCGGAACAGGCTCCATCATTGCCGCAGGAGCAGTGGTAACGCAAGGGAAAGTCATCCCATCAGGGACGATTTGGGCAGGAAACCCCGCCAAATACCTCAAAGATGTCACGCCTGATTTGGGTGAAGTATTTATGCGCACCGCCAACAATTACGTCATGTATGCGGGTTGGTTTCGGGAGGGGGAGTGAACAGTTAAAATACAAAATTTGACTTGACTTCAGTTTGAGAAAAGTTTCCATTATTTAAAAAAATAGGTATGAGAGTTTTTTTACTAATCGCCTTGTTTTTTGTTGCTTGGAGCTCTGCTACGTATGCCCAAAATACGTTTGAACTGACAGGGTCTGAAAGCACTTGTGCTGGTGTTCCTATTACCCTCACGGCTAACAATTGTACAGGAAGTCTGCGCTGGAATACGGGAGAAACAAGTACGACCATTACTGTCGTTCCTACAGTGACGACCACTTACTATGCTACCTGTACTGTCAACGAAGTAAAGACCGTATCAAGCATTTCCCCAATTGTGTTGCCTGTTATTACAGTGAGTTCCAGCACTGGACAGTGCTTTACACCAGGGAACACTACTCTTACTGCCAGCGGAGCACCTAGTGGATTTTCCTTGGTATGGAAAAAAGATGGAAATGTCATTGACGGGGTATCAGGTAATACTTATATCCCTACGCAAGCAGGTAGCTATACGGTCGAACTTCCTCACCAAGGAGAGTGGGTGTTCCAAAGCCACCTCCCTCATGGTCATAGTCTTAACGATATACACATGGCTGACGCCAATATAGGAGTCGCCGTGGGCGATTTAGGCATAATAGAGCGTACGACCGATGGCGGTATCACTTGGAATCCAGTTAGCTCTCCTACTACTAATAATCTTCTAAGTGTTCATTTTATTAATGCTTCAGTCGGTTGGATTGCTGGGGAATACATTCTTTTAAGAACCACCGATGGTGGACTAAGTTGGAATAGTGTAAATAGTGTGAGCACAAGTTATAGCGGATATTATGAGGAGATTACCTTCATAGATGCCAATAATGGTTGGATAGTAGTCAATTCTCCTATGGGTACTCTTTTGAGAACCACCAATGGGGGAGCCACATGGACTATCCAAAATACGGGTATGTACCACCAAAGAGATATTCACTTTATCTCTTCCTTGGAAGGATGGGTAGTGGGATTCGGCACGGCCAAAAAGACTACCGACGGCGGGAGAACGTGGGTGACTATGAATCTGGGGGAGACAGGTCTTCTGAATGATGTATTTTTTGTTTCATCTACGCATGGTTGGATTATTTCTGATGATAAAGTATATCGAACCACTGATGGAGGAAATACGTGGAGTTCAAGTTCCAATGGAGGATCTTCGGTCTTCTTTACAAGTACAATGGAGGGGTGGTTAACGTCTGGAAACGCTATTTACAAGACCATCAATGGGGGGGCAACTTGGGAAATATCTAATCAAAACTCCTCGCCATTGCAAGCTATTTATGCCAGTAGTACAACTAATGTTGTTGCAGCGGGCATTGCTGGGACAATCCTTCAATCAACAAACTCGGGTACTAATTGGGTGAATACATTCAGCCAAACACTTACCTCAGCTATTTCAAGCATAAAGGCAATAAATGCTACGCAAGCCTATTTAGGAGGAGAAAATGGCACAGTCTATAAAACCATCAACGGAGGAAAAACGTGGTTGTCTTTAAATAGTGGTACAAGCAATTATCTAAGAGGTATTGATTTTGTGGATGCCAATACTGGCTGGGTAGTAGGAGATAGTGGGACTATTAGAAAAACAACCAATGGAGGCGCTACGTGGGCTTCTCAAAATGCAGGTTCAGGCTGGAGTTTTAAGAAAGTACAATTTATCAATGCGATAACGGGATGGATATCGCATTCTGGAACCAATATATTTAAAACGGTTGATGGAGGGGCTACGTGGAGCATGGTTAGTACAGGTTACAGCATCAACGACTTTCATTTTGTGGATGCCAATACTGGTTGGGTGGTATCAAGCAATGGTATATTGCTTAAAACTACGGATGGCGGGCAAAACTGGGCAACTGTGCCCTCTGGTACATCAAATTATTTGTCCTTGGTTTATTTTAAAGACATTAACAATGGTTGGGTGGGTGGTGATATTGTTATGAAACGTACTACTGATGGTGGTAGTACTTGGGTTGCTCAGAACATCCCTGGGTTTGGAACAGCCAAGTTAAGTATGTCATTTTCTAATGCCAATGAAGGATGGGTGACTATCCCTTATGACAATGGAGTTTTTAAAACCACTGATGGGGGAAATACATGGGTGTGGCAACCTATTGGACTTTATGATAAATTCGCTCAAATTAGCTTTGCGGATACGCAAAGTGGCTGGGGACTCAGTTATAATGGTGTTATCATGAAATACACTAAAGTTACGACTCCTTGTGTATCTAATTCGGTAATACTTAATATGTTAGCACCAGCGCCTCCGTCTATCACCAGCAATAATCAGCAAAATGTACTTTGCAGTGGTAGTAGCATTACTTTAACGGCTGCGGGTTGTATTGGAACGTTACGGTGGAATACTGGGGCAACGACAAGTAGTATTACCGTAAGCCCCGCTTCAACTACTTCCTATAATGCCTATTGCAAGGATGATAACGGCTGTACATCACAAGCGTTTATGGGAGTTGGTGTTATACCAAAACTACGAATAGACAGTACCCTCGCAGGGCCGTGCCAAACTGTAATATTGAAAGCAGGAAATTTATCAAGTTCAACAACTATTTTTTGGAGAAAAGATGGTGTACCTATTAGTGCTGTCAATGGAAGTACCTTTACAGATGCAAGTGCAGGTAGCTATACAGTAGAACCCATACTGGTAGGGGCATGGGTAAGCCAAACGGGTGAAATAACCCCAAATGATCTAAACAGTGTTGTTTTTCCCACTTCTTCTTTGGGGATAGCTGTGGGTAACAATGGAGTTGTTCTAAAATCAACAGATGGGGGAGCTACTTGGCAACCCCGTCCCAGTGGGGTCAAAGAGCATCTTTCAAGTATTAAAATGGTATCATCATCAATAGGTTGGGCAGTGGGATACAGGGGGACAATTATCAAAACCATGGATGGAGGAGAAAGTTGGATATCACAAAGCTTGAATTCTGAAAGTTCTATAAATGCTGCTTCGTTTGCTGATGAATATAGGGGGTGGGTGATTGCAAGTGGAAGAAATATTTATACTACAGCCGATGGGGGTAATACTTGGATAATGAAACTGAGTATATTGGGCAATGTGTTGTATGATGTAAAAGCAATATCTGCCACTACTGCCTGGGTGGCTGCTAGTTATGGACTCCTTCTTAAAACCACAGATTCGGGTAATACTTGGATGCCTGGACACTTAAATATAACAAGTGCACTAAAGGGTATTACTTTTATTGATGCTTTCAATGGTTGGATTGTAGGAGAAAATAGTACTGTTCTAAAAACTGCCGATGGAGGAAATACTTGGATTCCTCAAGTCGTTAGCGCAGTCAATAACTTGGACAAAATACAATTTATTGATTCAACTACTGGTTGGTTTCGAGGCGATAGTAAAATATATAAAACAACTGACGGGGGAGTGACTTGGAGAGAAGCAAGTGATAATTCTCCTTTTGGATTGAGAAATTTTTTTATGAAAAATGCCAATGAAGGGTTATTGGTAGGAACAAATGGAGCCATTGCTCAAACGAGTGATGGAGCTATTACTTGGAAATCTGTAGGCGAAATTCCCCAACGTTTTTACAGGGATATTCATTTTATCAATGATACTATAGGTTTTGCTGTTGGAAATGGGGTTTTGGCAAAAACCATCAATGGCGGTAAAAAATGGACATCTCAAGTCCTCAATAATAATTACTATGATTTGTTTTTTGTAAATGATACACATGGCTGGATAGTAGGTAGTAAAAACCCTGGTTTTGTCAATGGTATTTTGGCTACAACTGATGGTGGTCAAACGTGGGTACAGCAGCCAGTAGGTGATATGAATAGTTATATTAAGTTTAATAGTGTGTATTTTTTAAATACTTACATAGGGTGGACTGTAAGCGATTTTGGAGGAATTTATAAAACTAATAATGGTGGATTAACGTGGATAAAGCAAAATAGTCCTACCCCTCAAAACCTTAAAAGTGTATATTTCATTGATACGAACCAAGGGTGGGCTGTAGGAGAAGGTGGAGTTATCATTACGACGAATAACGGTGGTGAGACTTGGAAATATCAGAAAAGTACTACTACTACTACGTTTACCTCTGTGCATTTTACTAGTAAGTCTAACGGCTGGGCGGTAGCTTCTGAACAAGAGGGAGTTTATAAAACCATTAATGGAGGTACAACTTGGGTTAAGCAGGATATTGGCCCTAATACGTCTACTATATTTCTCTATAATTATAATGCTCGGGTACAGTTTTTAGATGAAAATAATGGTTGGATATTGGGAGCAGACAATGCCTTTTCAACGACGGATGGTGGTATTACGTGGAAGAAATCGTATCATTTTAATACGAATACTGGTATGTACTTTATTAACCCTACCACAGGGTGGATAGTAGGAAATAATAGAATCATGAAGTTCGAACCCGCCAATACCTGTGTTTCTGAGCCTGTAATAGTAACTTCGATGGGGGTTGGGGCACTCCAAACGGTGAAATCAGGAAATTGGAATGACCCGACGGTTTGGAGTTGTGGGCAAGTACCTTCGATTACCCAAAATGTAATCATAAAATCGCCTCACGTTATTAACATATCGGTTAATCAACCAGCGAAGTGTAAAAATGTTTTAATTGAACAAGGAGCGGTGTTCAACGTACCCATGGGTGCGAACTTTGAAGCGAGTAGTTGGCGATAAAAGTCTACCGAAACACTTTCTCCAATACTGCCTCAAATCCCTCAAAAATAACGGATTGTGCGGGTAGTTGGTCGTAAATGCCACCTAGTTGGTACTGCCCATTTTCGAGATAATAGACATGAATTGGTTTTTCCATTCAGTATAAGAGTACTACTAATGCCATACCTATCTGACTTAACCACAGTGTAGATTATTTCTCAAAAACTGCCTTACTTTACGGTTTAAATCTAAAGCCGATAAATCTGTTCTTTCTATGACGATACAGCCACCTAAAGCCAACAAAAAGCCCCATTCATTAGAAATTCATAACGATGTTCGCGTTGATAACTATTACTGGCTACGCGACCGCGAAAACCAAGAAGTAACCGACTACCTCACGGGCGAAAATGCTTATACTGAGGCAATGATGGCACCTTTCAAAGAGCTGCGAGAGGAATTGTTTGTTGAGATGAAATCGAGAATCAAAGAGCAGGACGAATCGGTGCCGTACAAAGACGGGAACTATTGGTACTATTACCGCTACGAACAAGGCGGCGAGTATCCGATTTATGCCCGAAAGTACCAAACGCTGGACGCTGAAGAGGAAATTATGCTCAATCCCAACGAATTGGCCGAGGGTCAATCGTACTATAATGCTACTTTCCCCGAAATCTCCGACAACGAAGAAATCGCCGCTTTTGGGGAAGATACCGTGAGTCGGCGGTTATATACATTGCGCTTTAAAAACCTCAAAACGGGAGAGTTATACCCCGAGGCAATTCCAGATACCGAAGGTGGAAACTATGCGTGGTCGGCGGATAATCAGACCGTTTTTTACATCCGTAAAGACCCCGAAACTTTGCTTGGCTATCAAGTGTGGCGGCACGTCCTCGGTACCAAGCCCGAGGAAGATGTGTTGGTTTTTGAGGAAGAAGATGACCAATTCTATTTGGGGCTTCACCGCATGAAATCAAAAAAATACATTGCGATTTCGTCAGACCAAAATGGCGTGATGACCGAGTATTTGCTACTCCCCGCCGATGCGCCCACGGCCGAATTTAGGTCATTTTTGCCGCGCCAACGGGGGCATGAGTATTCCGTTGATCATTTTGAAGACCGTTTTTACATCCGAACCAACCTAAACGGGGCGTTCAATTTTTGCTTGATGCAAGTAGCCGAAGCAGCTCATGCCGATACAACGCAGTGGCAAGTGGTGATTCCGCACCGTGAAGAGGTGTATTTTGAGGGATTGGAAGTGTTTCGGAATCATTTGGTGGTGCAGGAGCGTTCGGAGGGATTGCTGCACATACGCGTGATGAACCAGCAAAACCAAACGGAGCATTACCTCAATTTTGGCGAAGCGGCCTACACGGCTTACGTGGGTACAAATCCCGATTTTGACACCACTACTTTGCGTTACGGCTATACTTCGCTTACAACCCCGAGCAGCACGTTTGATTACAACATGGAAACCCGCGAACGGGTGTTGCTCAAACAACAAGAGGTGTTGGGGGAATTTAGCAAAGACGATTACCATACCGAACGCTTGTTTGCTCCTGCTCGCGATGGCGCTTTGGTGCCGATTTCGGTTGTTTATAAAAAAGGATTTGTGAAGGACGGAAACGCGCCTTTGCTCCAATACGCCTACGGTTCGTACGGTTATTCCATCGACCCATCGTTTAGTGCGGCACGGCTGAGTTTGTTGAATCGTGGGTTTGCGTTTGCCATTTGTCACATCCGAGGAGGGCAAGAAATGGGGCGGAATTGGTACGAAAATGGCAAAATGCTGCACAAGAAAAATACCTTCACCGATTTTATTGATTGCGCCCAATTTCTGATTCAAGAAAAATGGACGTCGTCGGCAGGGCTTTTTGCCATGGGAGGAAGTGCAGGCGGATTGCTGATGGGCGCGGTGGCCAACATGGCGCCTGCGCTGTACCGTGGCATGGTGGCTCAAGTGGCGTTTGTGGACGTGGTCACTACCATGCTCGACGAAAGTATTCCGCTCACGACGGGTGAGTACGAAGAATGGGGAAATCCGAATGAACAGGTGTATTACGACTACATGAAATCGTACAGCCCCTACGACAACGTAACGGCGCAAGCCTACCCCAACATGCTCGTCACAACGGGCCTACACGACTCGCAAGTGCAGTACTGGGAACCTGCCAAATGGGTGGCCAAACTGCGCGAATTGAAAACGGATGACAACCTCCTTCTCTTTCATTGCGACATGGACGCAGGCCACGGTGGTGCTTCGGGGCGCTTCAAACGCCTGAAAGACATTGCGTTGGAGTATGCGTTTATGTTGAGTTTGGTGAACTAGGAAGGAGGCTGTTAAATCCTTCTTTTCCTCATTTTTTGGGTTGTAAGGGTAGTAAAACAGCCCTGTAATTCTGGAAGGCGTTGTTGTAGAAGATTAGTCAGAATAGCTTTGATTTGTTCAGTTTCCTTAAAATGATAACGTAACAATAAAACGCTGACCCCTTCGACATGGTGAGAGAAGCCCCATTCACCAAAGTCTTTATCTTCAGTCAATATAATTCTAGGGGGAGTTCGGGAAAATTCAATAATTTCTTCGTCCCGAATTCCCTATTCATTTCATAAACAGAATAGACGTCGATACCTATTGCTCTAATCGCCTCAATAAGTTGATGATCAATATTTTCATCTGCTAAAATCATGCTGCCGAAACAATAGGTTCTTCATTGGCAATAACGTCAGCTGCATATTGGTAAACAGCATGAATATCCTCGTTGGTCAGACTAGGATACATGGCTAATAAATCATCAAGGGTAGCACCTTGAGATAATTTACGCAAAATCAGTTCGACAGTAATACGAGTTCCCTTGATGGTGGGTTTTCCCAGCATTAGTTCATGGTTTGAAACAATACGTTCTTGGTAAGTCATTTTGCAGTCGGTTTTTACAAATATACATAATTACCTAATTTCTTTTCCCCCACAAAGCCAACGCAATTCGTAGCTTATAATACTCATAATGGCCTTCTAAATGCTCAAAAAGCGGTTTGAGGGCAGCCTGGGAGGCGATGCCCAAAGCTTCGGCGGCCTCGGTAATGGCTCGGTACTCGTTTTTGGTGAGGTACTGCCAAAGGTCAATTTCTTGTCCGTCTTCGTAGAGTTTGGCTAGGTGCGAATAAATCGTCAACTCGTTCAAATTCCGTCGCTGCGCGATTTGCTGAGGTGAAAGCCCTTGCTTGTACAAATCGTGGGTTTCGATGTAGGTCATTCCACTGACGATGCGGGTGCCTGGTGCGGTTTTCTCGCGGGCATATTCCAAAATCTCGTTGATAAAAGCCTCGCCGTAGTGCGCTACTTTGGCCTCGCCTACCCCCGAAACTTGAAGCATCTGAATACGGTTGACGGGGCGTTTTTCGGCCATGTCCGAGAGCGTGGCATCGGAAAAGACCACAAAAGGCGGCACATTTTCTTCTTCGGCTAAGCGTTTGCGCACCTTGCGTAGGCGTTCAAAGAGTTCATCGCGGATGATTTCTTTCTTGGTCTTGACGGGCTCTGCTTGTTCTTCTTGGCGTTTGCGTTTTTCTTCGTACGACTCAAAACGTACCAATTCCACCTTACGCTCACCGCGCAAAACGCGCCACGAAATCTCGTTGAGTTTCAGCGAGTGCGCTTCGTCGTAGGCCACGTCCATAACACCCGAATTGAGCATTTGGGTCAAGTATTCGGCCCACTCTTCGGCGCGGAGGTCGCGGCCTACGCCAAAGGTTTTGATTTTATCGTATCCTCGCTCCGTAACGCTACGGTTGTGCGAACCCCGCAAAACATCAACCAGCATCCCCATCGCTATTTTTTGGTCGGTACGGGCAATGGCCGACAAGGCTTTTTGGGCTGATACCGTGGCGTCGAATTTGGAACGGGGGTTGCGGCACACGTCGCAGTTGCCACAATCGCGTTCGACGGTTTCGTTGAAATAACTCAACAAAATACGGCGGCGGCAGTGGTCGGCTTCGGCGTATTGTTTCATGCGGTCGAGCTTGGCAAACTGAATGTCTTTCATGTGTTGCGGCAACTCCGAATTTTCAATCATGTCGCGGCGCATAATCCAATCGGCAAAGCTGTAAAACAACATCGTCGTCGATTTGAGGCCGTCGCGGCCTGCCCGCCCAATCTCTTGGTAAAAACTTTCGACGTTGCTGGGCATGTTGTAATGGATAATCCAGCGCACGTTCGATTTATCAATCCCCATTCCAAACGCTACCGTCGCTACCATGACCTGCACGTCGTCGCGCAGGAACGCATCCTGTACGGCAGAACGGTCTTCGGCGGGCATTTTGGCGTGGTAAAAGCGGGCATTGATGCCTTTGGCGCGTAGTTTGAGGGCAATGTCTTCGGTGGTTTTTCGGGCGAGGCAGTAAATAATCCCCGACTGATTGGGGTGGTCGTGGATGAACTGCTCGATGACTTTGATTCGGTTGCGTCCTGGCAAAACGTTCAGCGAGAGGTTGGGACGGTCAAACGATGCCTCAAAAACGCGCGCGTCGGGAATACCCAATTGTTTCAGCACGTCGCGACGCGTGACGCGGTCGGCGGTGGCGGTGAGGGCAATCATCGGCACGTCGGGGAAGGCCGTTTTTAGGACGTGGAGTTGGGTATATTCGGGACGAAAATCGTGGCCCCATACCGAGACGCAGTGCGATTCGTCCACGGCTAACAGGTTGACTTTTAGACCTCGAACAAAATCCATGCAACTAGGCGTAAGCAGTTTTTCGGGGGCGATGTACAGCAGCTTGACTTCGCCCGCGTAACATTGCCGTTCGATGGCGTATTGTTCGCTGCTGCTGAGGGTGCTATTGAGGTAGGCCGCGCCTACGCCGTTGCCTCGCAGGGCCTGCACTTGGTCTTTCATGAGGGCAATCAGCGGCGACACCACAATCGTGAGTCCCTCGGTCATGAGGGCGGGCACTTGATAACACACAGATTTTCCGCCACCCGTGGGCATCAGCACCATACAATCGTTTCCTGCCGATACCCAATCAATAATTTCCGCTTGCAGTGGCCGAAAAGTGTCGTACCCGAAATACTGTTTTAAAATTTGTTCTTTGGTTTGTCTCATATTGCGGTGTTTTCTTACCAGACCACACTGTTACATCAAGTCGTTGACTGATAAAAAGCTACAAAGTAACCAGTAAGGCTAGATAAAGACAATAGAAAGAAGACAATGGGACGTCTGAAGTTTCAAAAATCCATCGTATAACATTTGTATTAGTTTAAGGATAAAGTTAGTTTTGTGGTAAAGGTTTTGCAAATGCTTTCAGACATAAAGTTTCCAAAAAGTAAGGAGTATCGTTCGGCAACTGAAAATGAACCATTGGCTTTTTACACTGAAGGTTTGTTAGAAAGTACCTATTTGGATTTGTTGCTTGGTTACTTTAGTAGCTCAGCAATCAGTACTTTGTCATTAGGCTTTGCAAAGTTTTTGGCTAATAATGGTACTGTTCGTTTGGTCATTAATCATATTTTGTCTGACAGAGATAAAAAAGTACTCCTCGAAAGCCAGTATGGGATTGATGAAGAGTATTCTGGCTTGCTACAAGACTTTGATAAATTAAGGAAAACCCTCGATAGCTATGGAGAGCATTTTTTTAAATGCTTGGCATGGTTGATTTCGACGAAACGTATTGAGATAAAGTCGGTTAGGCCGAAAGGGAAAGGGGGCATTTCTCATTATAAATCTGGGGTTTTTAAGGACGGAATCAACCAAGTAAAATTCAGAGGCTCCTGTAATTTTACAGCAAGCGGCTTGCTTGAGAACTTGGAAGAGCTTGATATAAA contains:
- a CDS encoding S9 family peptidase, whose protein sequence is MTIQPPKANKKPHSLEIHNDVRVDNYYWLRDRENQEVTDYLTGENAYTEAMMAPFKELREELFVEMKSRIKEQDESVPYKDGNYWYYYRYEQGGEYPIYARKYQTLDAEEEIMLNPNELAEGQSYYNATFPEISDNEEIAAFGEDTVSRRLYTLRFKNLKTGELYPEAIPDTEGGNYAWSADNQTVFYIRKDPETLLGYQVWRHVLGTKPEEDVLVFEEEDDQFYLGLHRMKSKKYIAISSDQNGVMTEYLLLPADAPTAEFRSFLPRQRGHEYSVDHFEDRFYIRTNLNGAFNFCLMQVAEAAHADTTQWQVVIPHREEVYFEGLEVFRNHLVVQERSEGLLHIRVMNQQNQTEHYLNFGEAAYTAYVGTNPDFDTTTLRYGYTSLTTPSSTFDYNMETRERVLLKQQEVLGEFSKDDYHTERLFAPARDGALVPISVVYKKGFVKDGNAPLLQYAYGSYGYSIDPSFSAARLSLLNRGFAFAICHIRGGQEMGRNWYENGKMLHKKNTFTDFIDCAQFLIQEKWTSSAGLFAMGGSAGGLLMGAVANMAPALYRGMVAQVAFVDVVTTMLDESIPLTTGEYEEWGNPNEQVYYDYMKSYSPYDNVTAQAYPNMLVTTGLHDSQVQYWEPAKWVAKLRELKTDDNLLLFHCDMDAGHGGASGRFKRLKDIALEYAFMLSLVN
- a CDS encoding sensor histidine kinase; translation: MFAKLSPQTRIIATVIAVMLFLSFLMRWYVFGIQWHINLILMLISGSMMTISWGFFSQFHRYLDKVFPYERGIFLRIIPQVLITFGVVYMLSWFVMWRVISLFNFEDIINKQYTTLAQVAGYFAQFVVVVLLNVLHLAEYLFRKWRENALRAAELEKEKAQVQFDNLKNQLNPHFLFNSLTSLDSLIQDSPELARQFLQQLSKVFRYVLQHKDKGLVSLQTELEFIKNYVFLLKTRFESTLFIDFQIQSDSYDKKIVPVTLQILIENALKHNIISQERPLTIRISTDGAYLKVENNLQLKKKVETSNKLGLQNLRTLYGFLTDSSFETIELNGKFVAYVPLID
- a CDS encoding gamma carbonic anhydrase family protein, with product MALIKSVRGLSPKYGSTCWFADNATVVGEVIMGEHCTVWFNAVVRGDVNTIQMGDYVNIQDGAVIHCTYQKTKTIIGNHVSIAHNAIVHGCTIEDKVLIGMGAIVMDNVHIGTGSIIAAGAVVTQGKVIPSGTIWAGNPAKYLKDVTPDLGEVFMRTANNYVMYAGWFREGE
- a CDS encoding DUF433 domain-containing protein produces the protein MTYQERIVSNHELMLGKPTIKGTRITVELILRKLSQGATLDDLLAMYPSLTNEDIHAVYQYAADVIANEEPIVSAA
- a CDS encoding YCF48-related protein; translated protein: MRVFLLIALFFVAWSSATYAQNTFELTGSESTCAGVPITLTANNCTGSLRWNTGETSTTITVVPTVTTTYYATCTVNEVKTVSSISPIVLPVITVSSSTGQCFTPGNTTLTASGAPSGFSLVWKKDGNVIDGVSGNTYIPTQAGSYTVELPHQGEWVFQSHLPHGHSLNDIHMADANIGVAVGDLGIIERTTDGGITWNPVSSPTTNNLLSVHFINASVGWIAGEYILLRTTDGGLSWNSVNSVSTSYSGYYEEITFIDANNGWIVVNSPMGTLLRTTNGGATWTIQNTGMYHQRDIHFISSLEGWVVGFGTAKKTTDGGRTWVTMNLGETGLLNDVFFVSSTHGWIISDDKVYRTTDGGNTWSSSSNGGSSVFFTSTMEGWLTSGNAIYKTINGGATWEISNQNSSPLQAIYASSTTNVVAAGIAGTILQSTNSGTNWVNTFSQTLTSAISSIKAINATQAYLGGENGTVYKTINGGKTWLSLNSGTSNYLRGIDFVDANTGWVVGDSGTIRKTTNGGATWASQNAGSGWSFKKVQFINAITGWISHSGTNIFKTVDGGATWSMVSTGYSINDFHFVDANTGWVVSSNGILLKTTDGGQNWATVPSGTSNYLSLVYFKDINNGWVGGDIVMKRTTDGGSTWVAQNIPGFGTAKLSMSFSNANEGWVTIPYDNGVFKTTDGGNTWVWQPIGLYDKFAQISFADTQSGWGLSYNGVIMKYTKVTTPCVSNSVILNMLAPAPPSITSNNQQNVLCSGSSITLTAAGCIGTLRWNTGATTSSITVSPASTTSYNAYCKDDNGCTSQAFMGVGVIPKLRIDSTLAGPCQTVILKAGNLSSSTTIFWRKDGVPISAVNGSTFTDASAGSYTVEPILVGAWVSQTGEITPNDLNSVVFPTSSLGIAVGNNGVVLKSTDGGATWQPRPSGVKEHLSSIKMVSSSIGWAVGYRGTIIKTMDGGESWISQSLNSESSINAASFADEYRGWVIASGRNIYTTADGGNTWIMKLSILGNVLYDVKAISATTAWVAASYGLLLKTTDSGNTWMPGHLNITSALKGITFIDAFNGWIVGENSTVLKTADGGNTWIPQVVSAVNNLDKIQFIDSTTGWFRGDSKIYKTTDGGVTWREASDNSPFGLRNFFMKNANEGLLVGTNGAIAQTSDGAITWKSVGEIPQRFYRDIHFINDTIGFAVGNGVLAKTINGGKKWTSQVLNNNYYDLFFVNDTHGWIVGSKNPGFVNGILATTDGGQTWVQQPVGDMNSYIKFNSVYFLNTYIGWTVSDFGGIYKTNNGGLTWIKQNSPTPQNLKSVYFIDTNQGWAVGEGGVIITTNNGGETWKYQKSTTTTTFTSVHFTSKSNGWAVASEQEGVYKTINGGTTWVKQDIGPNTSTIFLYNYNARVQFLDENNGWILGADNAFSTTDGGITWKKSYHFNTNTGMYFINPTTGWIVGNNRIMKFEPANTCVSEPVIVTSMGVGALQTVKSGNWNDPTVWSCGQVPSITQNVIIKSPHVINISVNQPAKCKNVLIEQGAVFNVPMGANFEASSWR